A window of the Gossypium arboreum isolate Shixiya-1 chromosome 2, ASM2569848v2, whole genome shotgun sequence genome harbors these coding sequences:
- the LOC108460632 gene encoding alcohol dehydrogenase class-P has translation MSTAGQVIRCKAAVAWEAGKPLSIEEVEVAPPQKHEVRIKILFTALCHTDVYYWECKGYTPLFPRILGHEASGIVESVGEGVNDLKPGDHVLPIFTGECKECRHCLSEESNNMCELLRINCDRGVMLADGKTRFSINGKPIYHFVGTSTFSQYTVVHVGQVAKISPTAPLDKVCPISCGICTGFGATVNVAKPKKGQTVAVFGLGAVGLAAAEGARVCGASRIIAVDVNPRRFEEAKRFGITEFVNPKDYDKPVQEVIVEMTGGGVDRSVECTGSVQAMISAFECVHDGWGVCVLVGVPKKDDAFKTHPMNLLSERTLKGAFYGNYKPRTDIPMVVDKYLNKELGLDMDKFITHSVPFADINKAFDYMLQGIGLRCMIHLDA, from the exons ATGAGCACTGCCGGTCAGGTTATTCGTTGCAAAG CTGCGGTGGCATGGGAGGCCGGGAAGCCACTATCTATAGAAGAAGTGGAAGTGGCACCACCCCAAAAGCATGAAGTCCGTATTAAGATTCTCTTCACTGCTTTATGTCACACTGATGTATACTACTGGGAGTGTAAG GGTTACACTCCTCTGTTTCCTCGTATACTTGGTCATGAAGCCTCAGG GATCGTGGAGAGTGTGGGTGAGGGTGTGAATGATTTGAAACCTGGGGATCATGTGCTTCCTATCTTCACCGGAGAATGCAAAGAATGCCGCCACTGTCTGTCAGAAGAAAGCAATAACATGTGCGAACTGCTTAGGATCAACTGCGACCGAGGTGTTATGCTTGCTGATGGGAAAACCAGATTTTCCATCAACGGCAAGCCTATCTACCACTTTGTTGGAACCTCGACTTTTAGCCAATATACTGTCGTCCATGTTGGCCAGGTTGCCAAGATCAGTCCAACCGCCCCGCTTGATAAAGTCTGTCCCATTAGCTGTGGGATATGTACAGGTTTTGGGGCCACTGTGAATGTTGCCAAACCCAAAAAGGGTCAAACTGTTGCAGTTTTTGGACTGGGTGCCGTTGGTCTTGCC GCCGCTGAAGGTGCAAGGGTTTGTGGGGCTTCTCGGATCATCGCTGTTGATGTGAACCCCAGAAGATTTGAAGAAG CTAAGAGGTTTGGGATTACAGAATTTGTGAATCCAAAAGACTACGACAAACCTGTTCAAGAGGTGATTGTGGAGATGACCGGCGGAGGAGTGGATCGCAGTGTGGAGTGTACAGGGAGCGTCCAAGCCATGATTTCCGCTTTTGAATGCGTCCATGAT GGTTGGGGTGTTTGTGTGCTGGTGGGTGTGCCAAAGAAAGACGATGCATTCAAAACTCATCCAATGAATCTACTAAGTGAGAGGACCCTTAAGGGTGCTTTTTATGGCAACTATAAACCACGCACTGATATTCCTATGGTTGTCGACAAATATTTGAACAAG GAGCTGGGGCTGGATATGGACAAGTTCATCACACACTCTGTGCCTTTTGCCGATATTAACAAGGCATTCGACTACATGCTCCAGGGTATAGGTCTGAGATGCATGATTCATTTGGATGCTTAA